A single window of Streptomyces aquilus DNA harbors:
- a CDS encoding glycoside hydrolase domain-containing protein, which translates to MSHRFFVLRRLLAASSTCLLGAGTCLFLAPEAAAEPATPVGYPAGASATRYAGLAFDACSAPPLATIRAWNASPYRALGVYIGGVNRTCAQPQLTASWVVSVSTLKWRLLPIYKGLQPPCGARPTDAKISTDPATARAQGTTAAADAVTAAKALGMRPGSAFYNDIENYAQTDATCRTAVLSHLSAWTKELHRRGYLSGVYMNLNLGAKQLSDVFTSTSYARPDALWIARYDGIDSLKGWTGIADSRWAVHQRAKQYRGGHDETYGGVTVNIDTDRLDAPVATVAYTYSVTSATALNARTGPSTSYPVAKTYAPGSSLAVVCQAPGLKVGTTTVWDRLTDGSYVTDYYVSTPSNTGYSSPLPRCTYPYQVTASNGLTERSGPGASYAAVGSSPNGALAWVTCQRAGSTVGTTKVWDRLDNGHYVSDHYVASPSRTTYSKPVPRC; encoded by the coding sequence ATGTCGCACCGATTCTTCGTCCTGCGAAGACTGCTCGCCGCCTCGTCCACCTGCCTTCTGGGCGCCGGCACCTGCCTGTTCCTCGCCCCCGAGGCCGCCGCCGAACCGGCCACGCCGGTCGGCTACCCGGCCGGTGCGAGCGCGACCCGGTACGCGGGGCTCGCCTTCGACGCCTGCTCGGCTCCGCCGCTCGCCACGATCCGGGCGTGGAACGCCTCGCCGTACCGCGCCCTCGGCGTCTACATCGGCGGGGTCAACCGCACTTGCGCGCAGCCGCAGTTGACGGCGTCATGGGTGGTCTCCGTCTCGACGCTGAAATGGCGTCTGCTGCCCATCTACAAAGGGCTGCAGCCGCCGTGCGGAGCCCGGCCCACCGACGCCAAGATCAGCACCGACCCGGCGACCGCCAGGGCTCAGGGAACCACCGCCGCAGCCGACGCCGTCACCGCGGCGAAGGCGCTCGGCATGCGGCCCGGCAGCGCCTTCTACAACGACATCGAGAACTACGCACAGACAGACGCCACGTGCCGGACCGCCGTACTGAGCCACCTCTCCGCCTGGACCAAGGAACTGCACCGGCGCGGCTACCTCTCCGGCGTCTACATGAACCTCAACCTCGGCGCCAAACAGCTCTCCGACGTCTTCACATCCACGTCCTACGCCCGCCCGGACGCCCTGTGGATCGCCCGCTACGACGGCATCGACTCCCTGAAGGGCTGGACCGGTATTGCCGATTCCAGGTGGGCCGTCCACCAACGCGCCAAGCAGTACCGCGGCGGCCACGACGAGACATACGGCGGCGTCACCGTCAACATCGACACCGACCGCCTCGACGCCCCGGTCGCCACCGTCGCGTACACGTACTCGGTGACCAGCGCCACCGCCCTCAACGCCCGTACAGGGCCGTCGACGAGCTATCCCGTCGCCAAGACGTACGCACCCGGCTCGTCCCTCGCGGTCGTGTGCCAGGCTCCCGGACTCAAGGTGGGCACCACCACCGTGTGGGACAGACTCACCGACGGCAGCTACGTCACCGACTACTACGTCAGCACCCCCTCCAACACCGGCTACAGTTCACCGCTGCCCCGCTGCACGTACCCCTACCAGGTCACCGCGAGCAACGGCCTCACCGAGCGCAGCGGGCCCGGCGCCTCGTACGCCGCGGTCGGTTCCTCTCCCAACGGGGCCCTGGCCTGGGTCACTTGCCAGCGGGCCGGCTCGACGGTCGGCACCACGAAGGTCTGGGACCGGCTCGACAACGGCCACTACGTCTCGGACCACTACGTGGCCTCGCCCAGCAGAACCACCTACAGCAAGCCCGTCCCGCGCTGCTGA
- a CDS encoding universal stress protein, with protein sequence MTEHSAGNSIVVGIDGSEASRAALRWATRQAHALHADVIAVHAWEPAGNGFAPYAPASVRPSVPEQRARAARLLASTVREVSGPRIDDAVRVVVVEGAPARVLTQQASGALLLALGRTAHAEHGLPAMGAVGRACLRQATVPVVTVPATGRPAPAARAAETAPRATRGTP encoded by the coding sequence ATGACCGAACACTCCGCAGGCAACAGCATCGTGGTGGGCATCGACGGGTCCGAGGCATCCAGGGCCGCACTGCGCTGGGCCACCCGGCAGGCCCACGCGCTGCACGCGGACGTCATCGCCGTGCATGCCTGGGAACCGGCCGGGAACGGCTTCGCCCCCTACGCTCCCGCCTCCGTTCGACCCTCCGTCCCCGAACAGCGGGCCCGGGCCGCGCGATTGCTCGCCTCGACGGTGAGAGAAGTCTCGGGGCCGCGGATCGACGATGCCGTACGCGTCGTCGTGGTGGAGGGCGCGCCCGCGCGGGTGCTGACCCAGCAGGCGAGCGGCGCCCTGCTGCTCGCGCTCGGCCGCACGGCCCACGCAGAGCACGGCCTGCCCGCGATGGGTGCGGTGGGCCGCGCGTGCCTGCGGCAGGCCACGGTGCCCGTGGTCACGGTGCCGGCCACCGGCCGGCCCGCACCTGCAGCGCGCGCCGCCGAGACTGCTCCGCGCGCCACGAGGGGAACCCCGTAG
- a CDS encoding flavodoxin domain-containing protein, producing the protein MDILVGYATSHGSTREIAERLAARLGEAGLKAEARALETVDDADAYRAFVLGSAVHGQAWLDAAKDFVRDNSDVLGGRPVWIFSVGMPGALRGPWKRLAAKEIPVIVESLPGELSYRDHRLFSGVVTRDQLPRTGRFLFHLVGGRFGDYRDWDAMDAWAAGIAAELAHT; encoded by the coding sequence ATGGACATCCTGGTGGGATACGCAACCTCCCACGGTTCGACCCGCGAGATCGCCGAGCGACTGGCCGCCAGGCTCGGCGAGGCAGGACTCAAGGCCGAGGCGAGGGCCCTGGAGACGGTGGACGACGCCGACGCGTACCGGGCGTTCGTCCTGGGCAGCGCCGTGCACGGGCAGGCCTGGCTGGACGCGGCCAAGGACTTCGTCCGCGACAACTCCGACGTCCTGGGAGGCCGACCCGTGTGGATCTTCAGCGTCGGGATGCCGGGCGCCCTGCGCGGGCCCTGGAAGCGCCTGGCGGCCAAAGAGATCCCGGTGATCGTCGAGAGCCTGCCGGGGGAGCTGTCGTACCGGGACCACCGGCTGTTCTCCGGTGTCGTCACCCGAGACCAGCTGCCCCGCACCGGACGTTTCCTGTTCCACCTGGTGGGCGGCCGGTTCGGCGACTACCGCGACTGGGACGCAATGGACGCGTGGGCGGCCGGTATCGCCGCCGAACTGGCTCACACATGA
- a CDS encoding ABC transporter permease, which produces MTALPVELTGTGRLTRLLLRRERVRVAVWIVATPLLVLLTAAGVKELYPTQHDLDVAARGTEGNAAAIAFNGPPLALDTLGGEVAFQTGTLGLVVVALMSMFTVGRNTRGEEEAGRTELIRALPVGRHAGTAAALMAATGMSVAVGAAVALGLVAMDLPTTGSLVLGASFCALGIVFAAITTAAAQISENTRVVHGGTGAVLGVAFVLRAVGDMGDGRLSWLSPIGWVQKTRPYAGERWWPLLVAAASAAGAIVVAARLAARRDLGAGLVQPRPGPPRAAPALGRPLGLALRLQRGGLIGWSSAVFLAGLAYGWVADDVEDFVGDNDTVRDLIASFGGASLTDAFLTRSLLTVALVATGYAVQSALRPRGEESALRAEPVLATPISRRRWVSGHLTVSLLGSVLVLAAAGLGTGLAYGLVSHDLRQIPRLLGAALVYAPALWVLTGLTTALFGLLPRAGAIAWAMLGLCLVVGVLGDVLDLPGWVAALSPFEHVPQLPADHLTATPPAILTAIAAALVTAGLTGFRRRDVG; this is translated from the coding sequence ATGACGGCCCTGCCGGTGGAACTGACCGGCACCGGCAGACTCACCCGGCTCCTCCTGCGTCGCGAACGTGTCCGCGTCGCCGTCTGGATCGTGGCGACACCGCTGCTGGTGCTGCTGACCGCGGCCGGCGTCAAGGAGCTCTATCCCACGCAGCACGACCTCGACGTGGCGGCCCGGGGCACTGAGGGCAACGCCGCGGCCATCGCCTTCAACGGACCGCCCCTGGCCCTGGACACACTCGGCGGCGAAGTGGCCTTCCAGACCGGCACCCTCGGCCTGGTCGTCGTCGCTCTGATGAGCATGTTCACGGTTGGGCGCAACACCAGGGGCGAGGAGGAGGCCGGCCGCACCGAGCTGATCCGTGCCCTGCCGGTCGGCCGCCACGCGGGCACCGCCGCCGCCCTCATGGCCGCGACCGGCATGAGCGTGGCTGTCGGCGCCGCGGTGGCGCTCGGCCTGGTCGCCATGGACCTGCCCACGACCGGATCGCTCGTCCTCGGGGCTTCCTTCTGCGCACTCGGGATCGTCTTCGCCGCGATCACCACCGCCGCGGCCCAGATCAGCGAGAACACCCGCGTGGTCCACGGCGGCACCGGTGCGGTGCTGGGCGTGGCCTTCGTGCTGCGCGCGGTCGGGGACATGGGCGACGGCAGGCTCTCGTGGCTCTCGCCCATCGGCTGGGTGCAGAAGACCCGTCCCTACGCGGGCGAACGCTGGTGGCCCCTGCTGGTCGCGGCCGCCAGCGCAGCCGGGGCGATCGTGGTGGCGGCACGGCTCGCCGCCCGGCGCGACCTCGGGGCGGGCCTCGTGCAGCCCCGCCCCGGCCCGCCGCGTGCCGCCCCCGCCCTGGGCCGCCCGCTGGGCCTGGCCCTGCGGCTGCAGCGAGGCGGCCTCATCGGCTGGAGCAGCGCCGTGTTCCTCGCGGGGCTCGCCTACGGATGGGTCGCGGACGACGTCGAGGACTTCGTCGGCGACAACGACACCGTGCGGGACCTCATCGCCAGCTTCGGCGGGGCCAGTCTCACCGACGCCTTCCTCACTCGCTCACTGCTCACCGTGGCGCTCGTCGCCACCGGCTACGCCGTCCAGTCCGCGCTGCGGCCGCGCGGTGAGGAGAGCGCACTGCGTGCCGAACCCGTGCTGGCCACCCCGATCTCACGGCGCCGCTGGGTCTCCGGTCACCTGACCGTCTCTCTGCTGGGCAGCGTGCTGGTCCTCGCCGCGGCGGGATTGGGAACCGGTCTCGCCTACGGTCTGGTCAGCCACGACCTGCGTCAGATCCCCCGCCTGCTGGGCGCCGCACTTGTCTACGCCCCGGCGTTGTGGGTGCTCACAGGGCTCACGACCGCGCTGTTCGGACTGCTCCCGCGGGCCGGCGCCATCGCCTGGGCGATGCTCGGCCTCTGCCTTGTCGTCGGTGTCCTCGGCGATGTCCTCGACCTGCCCGGCTGGGTCGCCGCCCTCTCACCGTTCGAGCACGTCCCGCAGTTGCCCGCCGATCATCTGACCGCCACGCCACCCGCGATCCTGACAGCGATCGCGGCCGCCCTGGTCACGGCGGGCCTGACCGGCTTCCGTCGACGTGACGTGGGATAG
- a CDS encoding ABC transporter ATP-binding protein, with product MAVTDAQQRSGSPRGGNIAAISVSGLVKTFGRTRALDGLDLTVATGEVHGFLGPNGSGKTTTIRVLLGLLRPDAGEVRLLGADPWRDAVALHRRLAYVPGDVSLWPKLTGGEIIDVFGRMRGDLDRARRDELLERFELDPTKKARTYSKGNRQKTGLVAALASRAELLILDEPTSGLDPLMETVFQDCIREVKAEGRTVLLSSHILAEVETLCDRVDIIRSGRTVESGSLAELRHLTRTSIDVSTTRPLTGLRELPGVHDMRADGDRARFDVDTDRLDEAVRHLTGFGIRTLTSRPPTLEELFLRHYGDEPAEERKPADGHLNGAGR from the coding sequence ATGGCCGTCACCGATGCGCAGCAACGGTCCGGCTCGCCACGGGGCGGCAACATCGCGGCGATCTCCGTCTCCGGACTGGTGAAGACGTTCGGCCGGACGCGCGCCCTGGACGGCCTCGACCTGACCGTGGCCACCGGTGAGGTGCACGGCTTCCTCGGCCCCAACGGCTCCGGCAAGACCACCACCATCCGGGTACTGCTGGGCCTGCTGCGGCCGGATGCCGGCGAGGTGCGGCTGCTGGGCGCCGACCCCTGGCGCGACGCGGTCGCCCTGCACCGGCGACTGGCCTACGTGCCCGGCGACGTCAGCCTGTGGCCGAAGCTGACCGGCGGCGAGATCATCGACGTCTTCGGGCGGATGCGTGGCGACCTCGACCGGGCCAGGCGGGACGAGCTGCTGGAGCGGTTCGAGCTGGACCCCACCAAGAAAGCGCGCACCTACTCCAAGGGCAACCGGCAGAAGACCGGCCTGGTGGCGGCGCTGGCATCCCGTGCCGAGCTGCTCATCCTCGACGAACCGACCTCCGGCCTGGACCCGCTGATGGAGACGGTCTTCCAGGACTGCATCCGCGAGGTGAAGGCCGAGGGGCGCACCGTGCTGCTGTCCAGCCACATCCTCGCCGAGGTCGAGACGCTCTGCGACCGGGTCGACATCATCCGGTCCGGCCGCACGGTGGAGAGCGGCAGCCTCGCCGAACTGCGCCACCTGACCCGCACCTCCATCGATGTCTCCACCACCCGGCCGCTGACGGGGCTGCGGGAGCTGCCGGGCGTGCACGACATGCGCGCCGACGGCGACCGGGCCCGCTTCGACGTCGACACCGACCGTCTCGACGAGGCTGTACGCCACCTCACCGGCTTCGGGATCCGTACCCTCACCAGCCGGCCGCCCACGTTGGAGGAGTTGTTCCTGCGCCACTACGGCGACGAGCCGGCCGAGGAGCGCAAGCCGGCGGACGGTCATCTGAACGGGGCCGGGCGATGA
- a CDS encoding class I fructose-bisphosphate aldolase, translated as MTDIQGLLGDEAKDLLTHTVRGIPREDLVLPGRDFVDRVVAATDRSPRVLRSLQSLFDHGRLAGTGYVSILPVDQGIEHSAASAFAANPRYLDPANIVELAVEGGCNAVASTLGVLGAVSRRHAHRIPFIVKLNHNELLTHPNHYDQIMFGDVEQCFDLGAVGVGATVYFGSQQSDRQLQEVSEVFARAHQLGMFTVLWCYLRNSAFKKDGVDYSASADLTGQANHLGVTIEADIVKQKQAENNGGYRALGFGRTDDLLYDRLTTDHPIDLTRWQVANCYMGRVGLINSGGASGGQGDLAQAVRTAVINKRAGGTGLITGRKAFQRPTGEGIDLLHAVQDVYLDDSVTIA; from the coding sequence ATGACCGACATCCAGGGTTTGCTGGGCGACGAGGCCAAGGACCTGCTCACCCACACCGTTCGAGGGATCCCGCGCGAGGATCTGGTCCTTCCGGGTCGCGACTTCGTCGACCGGGTCGTGGCGGCGACCGACCGCTCACCCCGCGTGCTGCGCAGCCTGCAGTCGCTCTTCGACCACGGCCGCCTGGCCGGCACCGGATACGTGTCGATCCTGCCGGTCGACCAGGGCATCGAGCACTCGGCGGCGTCGGCGTTCGCCGCCAACCCCCGCTACCTCGACCCGGCGAACATCGTCGAACTCGCCGTCGAGGGCGGCTGCAACGCGGTCGCCAGCACGCTGGGCGTGCTCGGGGCGGTCTCCCGGCGCCACGCGCACCGGATCCCCTTCATCGTCAAGCTCAACCACAACGAACTGCTGACCCACCCGAACCACTACGACCAGATCATGTTCGGCGATGTCGAGCAGTGCTTCGACCTCGGCGCGGTCGGGGTCGGCGCCACGGTCTACTTCGGCTCACAGCAGTCGGACCGTCAGTTGCAGGAGGTCAGCGAGGTCTTCGCACGCGCCCACCAACTGGGCATGTTCACGGTCCTGTGGTGTTACCTGCGCAACTCGGCGTTCAAAAAGGACGGTGTGGACTACTCGGCATCGGCCGACCTCACCGGCCAGGCCAACCACCTCGGCGTGACCATCGAGGCCGACATCGTCAAGCAGAAGCAGGCGGAGAACAACGGCGGTTACCGCGCGCTGGGCTTCGGCAGGACCGACGACCTGCTGTACGACAGGCTCACCACCGACCACCCCATCGACCTCACCCGCTGGCAGGTGGCCAACTGCTACATGGGCCGCGTCGGGTTGATCAACAGCGGCGGCGCGTCGGGCGGCCAGGGGGACCTCGCTCAGGCCGTGCGCACCGCGGTCATCAACAAGCGGGCCGGCGGCACCGGCCTCATCACCGGCCGCAAAGCCTTCCAACGGCCCACCGGCGAAGGCATCGACCTCCTCCACGCCGTCCAGGACGTCTACCTCGACGACAGCGTCACCATCGCCTGA
- a CDS encoding CBS domain-containing protein, translating to MQHRTVADLMTHGVVRVRYDTSFKEIVKLLADHDITAVPVVDEMDRPLGVVSEADLLRKCSAGPTADGTRAEELMSAPAVCAGPEWSVVEAARLMAERNVKRLPVVDEAGRLTGVVSRSDLLRIFLRRDDAIRDEITRDVLERTLSLAPSEVTVEVREGQVTLRGSVEVSSLVPVIERLCRSVDGVVSVSAHIGHRIDAGHAGPITAAPASRLTGEQLRR from the coding sequence ATGCAGCACCGTACTGTCGCCGATCTGATGACCCACGGTGTCGTCCGGGTCCGGTACGACACGTCGTTCAAGGAGATCGTGAAGCTGCTGGCCGATCACGACATCACCGCCGTGCCCGTGGTGGACGAGATGGACCGCCCGCTGGGCGTGGTGTCCGAGGCCGATCTGCTGCGCAAGTGCTCCGCGGGCCCCACGGCCGACGGCACCAGGGCCGAGGAGCTGATGTCGGCTCCGGCCGTGTGCGCGGGTCCGGAGTGGAGCGTGGTGGAGGCGGCCCGGCTCATGGCGGAGCGGAACGTCAAACGGCTGCCCGTGGTGGACGAGGCGGGCCGGCTCACGGGAGTCGTCAGCCGGAGCGACCTGTTGCGGATCTTCCTGCGCCGTGACGACGCGATCCGTGACGAGATCACCCGGGACGTGCTGGAGCGGACGTTGAGCCTCGCGCCCTCGGAGGTGACCGTGGAGGTACGCGAAGGACAAGTGACCCTGCGGGGATCCGTGGAGGTGAGCAGCCTCGTCCCCGTCATCGAGCGGCTGTGCCGCAGCGTCGACGGCGTGGTCTCGGTCTCCGCGCACATCGGGCACCGCATCGATGCCGGCCACGCGGGTCCGATCACAGCGGCGCCGGCGAGCCGGCTGACCGGCGAGCAGCTGCGTCGGTGA
- a CDS encoding DsrE/DsrF/DrsH-like family protein produces MAATATIEKVSIIVSKGSLEGIYPALIMANGARAEGIEADLFFTFFGLDAITKKRWEHIKLATVGNPGLHLPTLLGGLPGVPDLVTRYMERKMETLDIPPIPEFIEMIADTGAGIYACKASVDLFELDKDDLVEQVQGIITVGEFYEHAAGGQIIYT; encoded by the coding sequence ATGGCCGCCACCGCCACGATCGAGAAGGTCTCGATCATCGTCTCGAAGGGGTCCCTGGAGGGGATCTACCCGGCCCTGATCATGGCCAACGGCGCGCGCGCCGAGGGCATCGAGGCCGATCTGTTCTTCACCTTCTTCGGGCTGGACGCGATCACGAAGAAGCGCTGGGAGCACATCAAGCTGGCCACGGTCGGCAACCCCGGTCTGCACCTGCCGACCCTGCTGGGCGGCCTGCCCGGGGTCCCCGACCTGGTCACCCGGTACATGGAACGCAAGATGGAGACGCTCGACATCCCGCCGATCCCCGAGTTCATCGAGATGATCGCCGACACCGGCGCGGGCATCTACGCGTGCAAGGCGTCCGTCGACCTCTTCGAACTCGACAAGGACGACCTCGTGGAGCAGGTCCAGGGCATCATCACCGTCGGCGAGTTCTACGAGCACGCGGCCGGCGGGCAGATCATCTACACCTGA
- a CDS encoding TusE/DsrC/DsvC family sulfur relay protein, with product MPTATYADTAVPVDDEGFFTDPGRWSEPMAEQIAHEQGITELTDRHWTVIRFMREQYAAKGTGPTVRVLGKTSGVSVKELYQLFPKGPAKTAAKIAGIPKPRGCI from the coding sequence ATGCCCACCGCCACCTACGCCGACACGGCCGTCCCGGTCGACGACGAGGGCTTCTTCACCGACCCCGGCCGCTGGAGCGAGCCGATGGCCGAACAGATCGCCCACGAGCAGGGCATCACCGAACTCACCGACCGGCACTGGACGGTGATCCGCTTCATGCGCGAGCAGTACGCCGCCAAGGGCACCGGCCCCACGGTGCGCGTCCTCGGCAAGACCTCCGGTGTGAGTGTCAAGGAGCTGTACCAGCTCTTCCCCAAGGGCCCGGCGAAGACCGCCGCGAAGATCGCCGGGATTCCCAAGCCGCGCGGCTGCATCTGA
- the sqr gene encoding type III sulfide quinone reductase, selenoprotein subtype has product MSTHIVVLGGGTAGTLTANRLRRMYDAGECRITVVDQDDDHVYQPGLLFVPFGLAQPHHLVRSRPRQLHAGIDYQRARIDRVDLDARTVHFAVGGWVSYDVLVVATGARLLPEETEGLTGPGWGENVFTFYDLPGAVGLHHALERFQGGRVVVNVADLPFKCPVAPLEFTFLADWYFRRCGVRDRVQLTYATPLDAAFTKPAAAKALGGLLADKGVELVTEFTLGEVDGAGGRLVSYDEREVPFDLAVVVPLHGGAAYVDRSPGLGDELGFVPVDPHTLQHPDHPEVFAIGDAAGLPASKAGSVAHFEGATLTGNIARLLAGRPVEPSYDGHTNCFVETGFHKALLIDFNYDTEPLPGHFPGAVGLPLLKESYANHLGKLAFEWLYWHTLLPGRELPGIGAEMPEQGKSHSLA; this is encoded by the coding sequence ATGAGCACACACATCGTGGTTCTCGGCGGGGGCACCGCCGGTACGCTCACGGCCAACCGGCTGCGGCGGATGTACGACGCGGGCGAGTGCCGGATCACGGTCGTCGACCAGGACGACGACCACGTGTACCAACCGGGCCTGCTGTTCGTGCCGTTCGGTCTCGCCCAGCCGCACCATCTCGTGCGCTCCCGGCCCCGCCAGCTGCATGCCGGCATCGACTACCAGCGCGCCCGCATCGACCGCGTCGACCTCGACGCACGCACGGTCCACTTCGCGGTCGGCGGCTGGGTGTCGTACGACGTCCTGGTGGTCGCGACCGGAGCCCGGCTGCTGCCGGAGGAGACCGAGGGGCTGACCGGTCCGGGCTGGGGCGAGAACGTCTTCACCTTCTACGACCTGCCGGGCGCCGTGGGCCTGCATCACGCGCTGGAGCGCTTCCAGGGCGGCCGAGTCGTGGTGAACGTGGCGGATCTGCCGTTCAAGTGCCCCGTCGCGCCTTTGGAGTTCACCTTCCTCGCCGACTGGTACTTCCGGCGCTGCGGTGTCCGCGACCGCGTGCAGCTGACGTACGCCACCCCGCTGGACGCCGCGTTCACCAAGCCGGCCGCGGCGAAGGCGCTGGGCGGACTCCTGGCGGACAAGGGCGTCGAACTGGTCACCGAGTTCACGCTCGGCGAGGTCGACGGTGCGGGCGGGCGGCTGGTGTCGTACGACGAACGCGAGGTCCCCTTCGACCTGGCCGTGGTCGTGCCGCTGCACGGCGGCGCGGCCTACGTGGACCGCTCCCCGGGACTCGGCGACGAACTCGGCTTCGTCCCCGTCGACCCGCACACCCTCCAGCACCCCGACCACCCCGAGGTCTTCGCCATCGGCGACGCGGCCGGACTGCCCGCCTCCAAGGCGGGCTCGGTGGCCCACTTCGAGGGTGCGACGCTCACCGGCAACATCGCCCGCCTCCTGGCCGGGCGGCCCGTGGAGCCCTCCTACGACGGCCACACCAACTGCTTCGTCGAGACCGGCTTCCACAAGGCCCTGCTGATCGACTTCAACTACGACACCGAACCGCTGCCCGGCCACTTCCCGGGCGCCGTCGGCCTGCCGCTGCTGAAGGAGTCGTACGCCAACCACCTCGGCAAGCTGGCCTTCGAGTGGCTGTACTGGCACACCCTGCTGCCTGGCCGGGAACTGCCCGGTATCGGCGCGGAGATGCCCGAGCAGGGCAAGTCGCACAGCCTCGCCTGA
- a CDS encoding OsmC family protein: MTGTAQQTPSTARPSEVEVHSLDVTHVHGDAYTVEVRGHQLLVDQPTQAGGTDTAPTPTELFAASLATCVAFYAGRYLKRHGLHHAGLRVHAEFAMSTDRPARVGSVRVVISLPPALSEQRRAALLAVASHCTVHNTLHEPPEVSVELEP; encoded by the coding sequence ATGACCGGTACGGCGCAACAGACTCCTTCCACGGCCCGGCCGTCGGAGGTGGAGGTGCACAGCCTGGACGTCACGCACGTCCACGGTGACGCGTACACGGTGGAGGTCCGCGGTCACCAGCTGCTGGTCGACCAGCCCACGCAGGCGGGTGGCACGGACACCGCACCCACGCCGACCGAGCTCTTCGCCGCCTCCTTGGCCACCTGCGTCGCCTTCTACGCGGGCCGGTACCTCAAGCGGCACGGTCTGCACCACGCGGGCCTGCGGGTGCACGCGGAGTTCGCCATGTCCACCGACCGGCCGGCCCGCGTCGGTTCCGTCCGGGTGGTCATCTCCCTGCCGCCCGCCCTGTCCGAGCAGCGCCGGGCCGCCCTGCTGGCCGTCGCCTCGCACTGCACCGTCCACAACACGTTGCACGAGCCGCCCGAGGTCAGCGTGGAGCTGGAGCCCTGA